A single genomic interval of Haloterrigena salifodinae harbors:
- a CDS encoding ABC transporter substrate-binding protein has protein sequence MARDNRPRGRRRDILKTITVGGAIGISGLAGCVGDPDELGGGDDENFDTVQFGVLEPRTGEFSALAKEHYQGTELAIQQINDSDEYDFTIEHEEYDTQLDPATATQQAQQAVQSDGAQFISGCISSSAALAINSFAADNEVVYTPGAADISITGENCNEYVFRFETNTAQIAAVMSQWTADELGDRIVYHIADYAYGESVLNEVETRMESISDSYERVGVTRSDQGSTNFEAFISQISNVSDEADALVVGMTGSDLAIFLSQASSRGLPDEIPIVTTTGSFRAVRAGGGEGVYNTYSGVRYVPEIETGDNQAFVEAYESEYDAPPDNFSRVGYESIRMVANGIREAGSRDPTTVRESLSGMEHDTIFGPNRFRECDQQAMNPVWMGECVEPDSGELADVELLTQLSGEEAAPDCGETGCEL, from the coding sequence ATGGCTCGAGATAACAGGCCACGTGGCCGGAGGCGTGATATTCTAAAAACAATTACCGTTGGCGGTGCAATCGGGATATCCGGATTGGCCGGCTGCGTCGGCGATCCGGACGAGTTGGGTGGCGGAGACGACGAGAACTTCGACACGGTCCAGTTCGGCGTTCTCGAGCCGAGGACGGGCGAGTTTAGCGCTCTCGCGAAGGAACACTACCAGGGAACCGAACTGGCGATCCAGCAGATCAACGACAGCGACGAGTACGACTTCACGATCGAACACGAGGAGTACGACACGCAACTCGACCCGGCGACGGCGACCCAGCAGGCCCAGCAGGCGGTCCAATCCGACGGCGCACAGTTCATCAGCGGCTGTATCTCGAGTTCGGCCGCGCTCGCGATCAACAGTTTCGCCGCCGATAACGAAGTCGTCTACACGCCCGGCGCGGCGGATATTTCGATCACCGGCGAGAACTGCAACGAGTACGTGTTTCGGTTCGAGACGAACACCGCACAGATCGCGGCGGTGATGTCTCAGTGGACCGCCGACGAACTCGGCGATCGGATCGTCTATCACATCGCGGATTACGCCTACGGCGAGTCGGTACTGAACGAAGTCGAGACGCGAATGGAGTCGATCAGCGACTCCTACGAGCGGGTCGGCGTCACCCGGTCGGATCAGGGCTCGACGAACTTCGAGGCGTTCATCAGTCAGATCTCGAATGTCAGCGACGAAGCCGATGCGCTCGTCGTGGGGATGACCGGATCCGACCTCGCGATTTTTCTCTCGCAGGCCAGTTCGCGCGGCCTTCCGGACGAGATCCCCATCGTGACGACGACCGGATCGTTCCGGGCCGTGCGAGCGGGCGGTGGAGAGGGCGTGTACAACACCTACAGTGGTGTTCGATACGTTCCAGAGATCGAAACCGGAGACAATCAGGCGTTCGTCGAGGCCTACGAAAGCGAGTACGACGCCCCGCCGGACAACTTCTCGCGCGTCGGCTACGAATCGATCCGCATGGTCGCCAACGGCATCCGTGAGGCGGGGTCGCGCGATCCCACGACGGTCAGGGAGTCGCTCTCGGGCATGGAACACGACACGATCTTCGGCCCCAACCGGTTCCGGGAGTGCGACCAGCAGGCGATGAATCCGGTCTGGATGGGCGAGTGCGTCGAACCGGACTCGGGGGAGCTCGCCGACGTCGAACTCCTAACCCAACTCTCCGGCGAAGAGGCCGCACCCGACTGCGGGGAAACCGGCTGTGAACTGTAA
- a CDS encoding universal stress protein: protein MFRILVGLDTDENRAREQASMIESLPGSTDEITAVLAHVFQENPEGRSVQQLAGVRQVATALDESGVDYEYYETSGDPASELIAAADEMDVDMICLAGRKRTPTGKVLFGSVTQSVILGTDRPVVTVSPEE from the coding sequence ATGTTTCGGATACTGGTGGGACTCGATACCGACGAAAACCGCGCGCGAGAGCAGGCATCGATGATCGAATCGCTCCCCGGTTCGACCGACGAGATCACGGCCGTTCTCGCGCACGTGTTCCAGGAGAACCCTGAGGGGCGATCGGTCCAGCAACTCGCCGGCGTCCGCCAGGTCGCTACGGCCCTCGACGAGAGCGGCGTCGACTACGAGTACTACGAGACGAGCGGCGACCCGGCGTCGGAGCTCATCGCGGCGGCCGACGAGATGGACGTCGACATGATCTGTCTCGCCGGCCGGAAACGGACGCCGACGGGGAAAGTGCTCTTCGGGAGCGTGACCCAGTCGGTCATCCTCGGAACCGACAGGCCCGTCGTCACCGTCAGCCCCGAGGAGTGA
- the paaK gene encoding phenylacetate--CoA ligase PaaK, whose product MSYKQIETAPRSEIRALQNERLRETVRHASENVDYYRRELDAAGIAPEDVQTVDDIRKLPFTTKEDFRDEYPDSLFAVDDADIRRIHASSGTTGKPKIVSYTEDDLDVWSEVVARCLAASGVEPGETVQNGYGYGLFTGGLGLHYGIEELGATVIPIGGGQTQRQVELLQDLESDVLTCTPSYSLYLAETAEEMGVDVSELPVSTVIFGAEPCTDPMREEIEERLDVTGIDIYGLSEIIGPGVSNECHEAQEGLHVWEDHFYPEVVDPDTGEPLPEGEEGELVLTTLTKEALPVLRYRTGDLTTLTTDECDCGRTMVRMDNVTGRADDLIIVRGVNLYPSEIEAIVLEFEAVAPYYRIDLDREDNLDTLELTIELVEGFDGDVAELRDRILTRLSNVLSFTPDELNVVEPGSIERTKVGKVKRVYDHR is encoded by the coding sequence ATGAGTTATAAGCAGATAGAGACAGCGCCTCGGTCGGAGATCCGAGCGTTGCAAAACGAACGGCTCCGCGAAACGGTTCGCCACGCCTCTGAGAACGTCGACTACTACCGCCGGGAACTCGACGCCGCGGGCATCGCGCCGGAGGACGTACAGACGGTCGACGATATCCGGAAGCTTCCGTTCACGACGAAAGAAGACTTCCGCGACGAGTATCCCGACAGCCTCTTCGCCGTCGACGACGCCGACATCCGACGCATTCACGCCTCCTCGGGCACGACGGGCAAACCCAAGATCGTCTCCTACACCGAGGACGATCTGGACGTGTGGAGCGAAGTCGTCGCCCGGTGTCTCGCCGCCTCCGGCGTCGAACCGGGGGAGACGGTCCAGAACGGCTACGGCTACGGCCTGTTCACGGGAGGGCTCGGCCTCCACTACGGGATCGAAGAACTCGGTGCGACGGTCATCCCGATCGGCGGCGGGCAGACCCAGCGGCAGGTGGAGCTGTTACAGGACTTAGAGAGCGACGTCCTCACCTGCACCCCGTCGTACTCGCTGTACCTCGCGGAGACGGCCGAGGAGATGGGCGTCGACGTCAGCGAGCTGCCGGTGTCGACGGTCATCTTCGGGGCGGAACCCTGTACGGATCCGATGCGCGAGGAGATCGAAGAGCGCCTCGACGTCACGGGGATCGACATCTACGGACTGTCCGAAATTATCGGTCCCGGCGTCTCCAACGAGTGTCACGAAGCCCAGGAGGGACTGCACGTCTGGGAGGACCACTTCTATCCCGAAGTGGTCGACCCGGACACGGGAGAACCCCTGCCGGAGGGCGAGGAGGGCGAACTCGTCTTGACGACGCTCACGAAGGAGGCCTTGCCCGTGCTCCGCTACCGCACCGGCGACCTCACCACGCTCACGACCGACGAGTGCGACTGCGGCCGCACGATGGTCCGAATGGATAACGTCACCGGCCGCGCGGACGACCTCATCATCGTGCGCGGCGTCAACCTCTATCCCAGCGAGATCGAGGCCATCGTCCTCGAGTTTGAGGCGGTCGCGCCCTACTACCGCATCGACCTCGATCGCGAGGACAACCTCGACACCCTCGAGCTCACGATCGAACTGGTGGAGGGGTTCGACGGTGACGTCGCGGAACTTCGAGACCGAATCCTCACTCGGCTGTCAAACGTCCTCTCGTTTACGCCGGACGAACTGAACGTCGTCGAACCGGGTAGTATCGAGCGCACGAAGGTCGGCAAAGTGAAACGCGTGTACGACCACCGATAG
- a CDS encoding MaoC family dehydratase, which yields MAYSYEPHHFEDFEPGQEFESVGRTVTESDFVMHSALAGDWTELHTNKEYAEDGPFDGRIAHGPMTFVQATGFVYRTGIVERTAYAFLGMNYMDLPNPVYIGDTLSLEMEVSEKKDVEHDDAGIVVLDTEMTNQDGIVVFQGDMKFLIKRKE from the coding sequence ATGGCATATAGCTACGAGCCGCATCACTTCGAGGACTTCGAACCCGGCCAGGAGTTCGAGAGCGTCGGCCGGACCGTCACGGAATCCGATTTCGTCATGCACTCGGCGCTGGCCGGTGACTGGACCGAACTGCACACGAACAAAGAGTACGCGGAGGACGGTCCCTTCGACGGCCGGATTGCCCACGGGCCGATGACGTTCGTCCAGGCAACGGGCTTCGTCTACCGCACCGGGATCGTCGAGCGCACAGCGTACGCTTTCCTCGGGATGAACTACATGGATCTCCCGAACCCGGTCTACATCGGAGACACGCTCTCGCTCGAGATGGAGGTCAGCGAGAAGAAGGACGTCGAACACGACGACGCCGGTATCGTCGTCCTCGACACCGAGATGACGAACCAGGACGGCATCGTCGTGTTTCAGGGCGACATGAAGTTCCTCATCAAACGGAAGGAATAG
- a CDS encoding alpha/beta fold hydrolase: MVDHETWGDEQATTTVTVDGHDLEVAYHEDGPDTGADDGDDEPPVVFVHGIPTWSFLWRDIVPAVAEKRRTIAPDLVGYGNSAMRDGFDRSIRAQEVMLEGLLEDLDVDQVVLVAHDIGGGVALRFAAHNPDTVERLVLSNAVCYDSWPVEFVSNLGLPSTADLEREELEARLESAFVDGTYGEADPEFVAGMKAPWLTDEGRVSLVRDAVATNTNHTTEIDYGAIEAETLLLWGEDDVMQPYDYAERLAEDLDDAALAPLSDAYHWVPEDRPDAYADHLIDFLK, translated from the coding sequence ATGGTCGACCACGAGACCTGGGGCGACGAACAGGCGACGACCACCGTCACCGTCGACGGCCACGACCTCGAGGTCGCCTACCACGAGGATGGCCCGGACACGGGCGCGGACGATGGAGACGACGAACCGCCGGTCGTCTTCGTCCACGGAATCCCGACCTGGTCGTTTCTCTGGCGGGATATCGTTCCGGCGGTCGCCGAGAAGCGCCGGACGATCGCGCCGGATCTGGTCGGCTACGGCAACTCCGCGATGCGAGACGGCTTCGACCGCTCGATCCGCGCCCAGGAGGTAATGCTCGAGGGACTGCTCGAGGATCTCGACGTCGACCAGGTCGTCCTCGTCGCCCACGATATCGGCGGCGGGGTCGCGCTGCGCTTTGCCGCGCACAACCCGGACACCGTCGAGCGGCTAGTACTCTCGAACGCCGTCTGTTACGACTCCTGGCCCGTCGAGTTCGTCTCGAATCTCGGACTGCCGTCGACGGCCGACCTCGAGCGCGAAGAACTGGAGGCCCGCCTCGAGTCGGCGTTCGTCGACGGCACCTACGGCGAGGCCGATCCCGAGTTCGTCGCGGGGATGAAGGCGCCGTGGCTGACCGACGAGGGCCGCGTATCGCTGGTTCGCGACGCCGTCGCGACGAACACGAATCACACGACCGAGATCGACTACGGTGCGATCGAGGCCGAGACGCTGTTGCTGTGGGGCGAAGACGATGTCATGCAGCCCTACGACTACGCCGAACGGTTGGCCGAAGATCTCGACGACGCCGCGCTCGCGCCGCTGTCGGACGCCTATCACTGGGTTCCCGAGGACCGACCCGACGCCTACGCTGATCATTTGATCGACTTCCTGAAATGA
- a CDS encoding Lrp/AsnC family transcriptional regulator: MTDDEQPNWDFKDRDIAILCELSKDPQLSSRELTSVLKAEYDIDVSHVTVSESIRRMRDEGVFREAIIPNEEYYTFALFEFKFNTEHFEDGWRDAMEYIQGSKHTLFYFLSDGEYQWKTVMMFRSSEQISKWIHNCYKEYGDVIANIRNSSVHNVLKFRTDPQIYEDLRGDQTE; the protein is encoded by the coding sequence ATGACTGACGACGAGCAACCGAACTGGGATTTCAAGGATCGCGACATCGCCATCCTCTGTGAGCTCTCGAAGGACCCGCAGCTCTCCTCGCGGGAACTGACGAGCGTGCTCAAGGCCGAGTACGACATCGACGTCTCGCACGTCACCGTCAGCGAGTCGATCCGACGGATGCGCGACGAGGGCGTGTTCAGGGAGGCGATCATCCCCAACGAGGAGTACTACACCTTCGCGCTGTTCGAGTTCAAATTCAACACCGAACACTTCGAGGACGGCTGGCGCGACGCGATGGAGTACATTCAGGGCAGCAAACACACGCTGTTTTACTTTCTCTCCGACGGGGAGTACCAGTGGAAGACCGTCATGATGTTCCGAAGCTCAGAGCAGATCTCGAAGTGGATCCACAACTGCTACAAGGAATACGGCGACGTCATCGCGAACATCCGGAACTCCTCGGTCCACAACGTGCTCAAGTTCCGGACTGATCCGCAGATCTACGAGGATCTGCGCGGCGACCAGACCGAATAG
- a CDS encoding PaaI family thioesterase, translated as MQDPEDLTDADDATDAPETEATADAADVPDADDATGWPEWASFVDSHGYLSWLDVRVESLEEGRAILAIDHDEEFENPVGSDGYDPIHGGIVATLIDTASAFALRSTFDDPSGAGLTTTDLNVSYLRPATGDLRAEAEVVRAGKTSGVTQVSVTGADGEAAVGRTTYRLFRSGGGESAGDR; from the coding sequence ATGCAGGACCCCGAGGACCTGACGGACGCGGACGACGCCACCGATGCGCCCGAGACGGAAGCGACGGCCGACGCCGCCGACGTCCCCGATGCGGACGACGCCACCGGCTGGCCCGAATGGGCGTCGTTCGTCGACAGCCACGGCTACCTCTCGTGGCTCGACGTCCGCGTCGAATCCCTCGAGGAGGGTCGTGCGATACTCGCCATCGACCACGACGAGGAGTTCGAGAACCCGGTCGGTTCGGACGGCTACGACCCGATCCACGGCGGTATCGTCGCCACACTGATCGACACCGCCAGCGCGTTCGCGCTCCGGTCGACGTTCGACGACCCGAGCGGGGCCGGGCTGACGACGACCGACCTCAACGTCTCCTACCTCCGGCCGGCGACGGGCGATCTCCGGGCCGAGGCGGAGGTCGTTCGCGCGGGCAAGACGTCCGGCGTCACGCAGGTCTCGGTCACCGGCGCCGACGGCGAGGCGGCCGTCGGCCGGACGACCTACCGGCTGTTCCGGAGCGGCGGCGGCGAGAGCGCGGGCGATCGCTAA
- a CDS encoding 3-hydroxyacyl-CoA dehydrogenase/enoyl-CoA hydratase family protein, producing MSLDSIDRVAVLGAGNMGHGITEVTAMAGYDVTMRDIKDEFVEDGYESIEWSLQKLEEKELIDESADEVLERIDTTTDLEDAVADVDLVIEAAPEELDLKHDIFSDLEEYTSEDTLLATNTSSLPITDIAEAVDTPERVLGLHFFNPPVKMDLVEVIYGQDTSDETAEAGYEWVESIGKTPIYVRKDVRGFVVNTIVGPFGGEPAFMVSNGETTIREADATMVHERGYPMGPFELADLTGIDVGYHVRKEGGSPIPPITEEKVEAGDLGQKTGKGFYDYEDGDGADYEPEDAGDFDWLRAEARMINRAAFLVGEDVATPEEVDTGVQLGLGFPEGICRRADKLGLDTVLEKLEELYEETGSDRFEPHPYLEELVAEGKTGEDAGAGFYDYGDDELGPYHDLNYEIEDGVLQVELDRPSRMNALSGDLLAEIDDLFSSIDADEVRCATIEGTGDRAFSAGADISEFSDAEPTDLMDVTPAFETVNEFPRPVLAKIDGFCLGAGLELALACDLRVATERSAFGAPEITLGLIPGGGGTQRLLRVLGETRAKELVFRGNHIDADRAEEWGLINRSVERDDFDDTIEEFVSDLRNGPPIGLEVAKKVMNEGQDASMAAALTMESQGFGLLSSTDDVLEGTTAFAEDRDPEFEGE from the coding sequence ATGTCACTCGACAGCATCGACCGCGTCGCTGTGCTGGGCGCGGGGAACATGGGACACGGGATCACCGAAGTGACCGCGATGGCCGGCTACGACGTCACGATGCGGGACATCAAAGACGAGTTCGTCGAGGACGGCTACGAGTCCATCGAGTGGAGCCTGCAGAAACTCGAGGAGAAGGAGCTGATCGATGAATCCGCCGACGAGGTCCTCGAGCGGATCGACACGACGACGGATCTCGAAGACGCCGTCGCCGACGTCGACCTCGTGATCGAGGCCGCGCCCGAGGAGCTGGACCTGAAACACGACATCTTCAGCGACTTAGAGGAGTACACCAGCGAGGACACCCTGCTGGCGACGAACACCTCGAGCCTGCCGATCACGGACATCGCGGAGGCCGTCGACACGCCCGAGCGCGTGCTCGGCCTGCACTTCTTCAACCCGCCGGTGAAGATGGACCTCGTGGAGGTCATCTACGGGCAAGACACCAGCGACGAGACGGCCGAAGCGGGCTACGAGTGGGTCGAGTCGATCGGCAAGACGCCGATCTACGTCCGCAAGGACGTCCGCGGCTTCGTCGTTAACACCATCGTCGGCCCCTTCGGCGGCGAGCCCGCGTTCATGGTCTCCAACGGCGAGACCACGATCCGGGAGGCCGACGCCACGATGGTCCACGAGCGGGGCTATCCCATGGGGCCGTTCGAACTCGCCGATCTGACCGGCATCGACGTCGGCTACCACGTCCGCAAGGAGGGTGGCAGCCCGATTCCGCCGATCACGGAGGAGAAGGTCGAGGCCGGAGACCTCGGCCAGAAGACCGGCAAGGGCTTCTACGACTACGAGGACGGCGACGGCGCCGACTACGAACCCGAAGACGCGGGCGACTTCGACTGGCTCCGCGCCGAGGCCCGGATGATCAACCGCGCCGCCTTCCTCGTTGGCGAGGACGTCGCCACGCCCGAGGAGGTCGACACCGGCGTCCAGCTCGGGCTGGGCTTCCCCGAGGGCATCTGCCGGCGTGCCGACAAGCTCGGCCTCGATACGGTCCTCGAGAAACTCGAGGAGCTGTACGAAGAGACGGGTTCCGACCGCTTCGAGCCCCACCCGTACCTCGAGGAACTCGTCGCGGAGGGCAAGACCGGCGAGGACGCCGGCGCGGGCTTCTACGATTACGGCGACGACGAACTCGGTCCCTACCACGACCTGAACTACGAGATCGAGGACGGCGTCCTGCAGGTCGAACTCGACCGTCCCTCGCGGATGAACGCCCTCTCGGGTGACCTGCTCGCAGAGATCGACGACCTGTTCTCGTCGATTGACGCCGACGAGGTCCGGTGTGCGACCATCGAGGGCACGGGCGACCGCGCGTTCAGCGCCGGCGCCGACATCTCCGAATTCAGCGACGCCGAGCCGACGGACCTGATGGACGTCACGCCCGCGTTCGAGACGGTCAACGAGTTCCCCCGTCCCGTCCTCGCGAAGATCGACGGCTTCTGTCTCGGCGCCGGCCTCGAGCTCGCGCTCGCCTGCGATCTGCGCGTCGCGACCGAGCGATCCGCGTTCGGCGCCCCCGAAATCACCCTCGGGCTGATCCCCGGCGGCGGCGGCACCCAACGGCTCCTTCGCGTGCTCGGCGAGACCCGTGCGAAGGAACTAGTCTTCCGCGGCAACCACATCGACGCCGACCGCGCCGAAGAGTGGGGACTGATCAACCGCTCGGTCGAGCGCGACGACTTCGACGACACCATCGAGGAGTTCGTCTCCGACCTCCGAAACGGGCCGCCGATTGGCCTCGAGGTCGCCAAGAAGGTCATGAACGAAGGCCAGGACGCGAGCATGGCGGCCGCCCTCACGATGGAGAGCCAGGGCTTCGGCCTGCTGTCAAGCACCGACGACGTGCTAGAGGGCACGACGGCCTTCGCCGAGGACCGCGATCCCGAATTCGAGGGCGAGTAA
- a CDS encoding DUF5789 family protein, with protein sequence MADDKKGRNKQADDEERRQRERELQEARERNDEPEPVDPALDDELENREYPTTAGELVGAHGDLEVGTQDGSKPLEDVFAPVEDESYDSADAVRARIRELTDR encoded by the coding sequence ATGGCAGACGACAAGAAGGGCCGAAACAAGCAAGCCGACGACGAAGAGCGACGCCAGCGGGAGCGAGAACTTCAGGAAGCGCGCGAGCGCAACGACGAACCCGAACCGGTTGACCCCGCGCTCGACGATGAACTCGAGAACCGCGAGTATCCGACGACGGCCGGCGAACTCGTCGGCGCTCACGGCGACTTGGAAGTCGGCACGCAAGACGGATCGAAACCCCTCGAGGACGTGTTCGCCCCGGTCGAGGACGAATCGTACGATTCCGCCGACGCCGTCCGGGCTCGGATTCGGGAACTGACCGATCGTTGA
- a CDS encoding phosphotransferase family protein produces the protein MSDEYYERLVDEDALVAYLEEHLGEVDDYEIERHQEGHSNETLFVTWGGEDLVIRRPPPGETADTAHDVLREHRVTAALADTDVPVPETRVACDDHDVIGSDFYVMERLEGDVLREDEPERFADPDHRRRIGEELVDTLAKIHRLDYVEIGLGEFGRPAGYTQRQVDRWGKQLSWAFEVTEDEREVPVLYEVGDWLGANVPEDHPHSLVHGDYKLDNVMFAREQPPELNAVFDWEMATLGDPRADLGWMLSYWRDPKDPEPEIPELVTQFMEREGYPTRVELVDRWEELTGLEFEHERFYRTLAVYKLAGLGEMFFRRHLEGNADNPLYPKMEDRVPALAARAKRILEGNEPL, from the coding sequence ATGAGCGACGAGTACTACGAGCGGCTGGTCGACGAGGACGCGCTGGTTGCCTACCTCGAGGAGCACCTCGGCGAGGTCGACGACTACGAGATCGAGCGCCACCAGGAGGGCCACTCCAACGAGACCCTGTTCGTCACCTGGGGCGGCGAGGACCTGGTCATCCGGCGGCCGCCGCCGGGCGAGACCGCCGACACCGCCCACGACGTCCTCCGGGAGCACCGGGTGACGGCGGCCCTGGCCGATACCGACGTTCCCGTCCCCGAGACGAGGGTAGCCTGCGACGACCACGACGTCATCGGCAGTGACTTCTACGTGATGGAGCGTCTCGAGGGCGACGTCCTCCGGGAGGACGAACCGGAGCGGTTCGCCGACCCCGACCACCGCCGCCGGATCGGCGAGGAACTCGTCGACACGCTGGCGAAGATCCACCGACTGGACTACGTGGAAATCGGCCTCGGCGAATTTGGCCGGCCCGCGGGGTACACTCAACGGCAGGTCGATCGCTGGGGCAAACAGCTCTCGTGGGCGTTCGAGGTCACGGAAGACGAGCGTGAGGTGCCCGTCCTCTACGAAGTCGGCGACTGGCTCGGGGCCAACGTCCCCGAGGACCACCCGCACTCGCTGGTTCACGGCGACTACAAGTTAGACAACGTCATGTTTGCCCGCGAGCAGCCGCCGGAACTCAACGCCGTCTTCGACTGGGAGATGGCGACGCTCGGCGATCCGCGGGCCGACCTGGGCTGGATGCTCTCCTACTGGCGTGATCCGAAGGATCCCGAGCCCGAGATCCCGGAACTGGTCACGCAGTTCATGGAACGCGAGGGCTATCCCACCCGCGTCGAACTCGTCGACCGGTGGGAGGAACTGACCGGCCTCGAGTTCGAACACGAGCGGTTCTACCGGACGCTGGCGGTCTACAAACTGGCCGGCCTCGGCGAGATGTTCTTCCGCCGGCACCTCGAGGGTAACGCGGACAACCCGCTGTACCCGAAGATGGAGGACCGCGTGCCAGCGCTGGCCGCGCGCGCAAAGCGGATCCTCGAGGGCAACGAACCGCTGTAG
- a CDS encoding HAD family hydrolase, with protein MSADERTIDDEPADWEAVFWDIGGVILELESVQGAHAAFVEGLVEEHGLELSVEEAVDVWRTAVGDYFRERDGTEFRSAREGYARGVEALVGEELPRETWEPDFEAHVESSIEPISGAPETIAALADRDIHVGVISDVDDEAGKEMLEAFGVRDHFDSITTSEEVGRTKPDPEIFETALAKASVAPERSLMIGDRYDHDVKGADEMGIHGVAFGAADGPAVSYRIESPEEVLEIVDGT; from the coding sequence ATGAGCGCCGATGAGCGCACGATCGACGACGAACCCGCCGACTGGGAGGCCGTCTTCTGGGACATCGGCGGCGTCATCCTCGAACTCGAGTCCGTGCAGGGCGCCCACGCGGCGTTCGTCGAGGGGCTGGTCGAGGAGCATGGCCTCGAGTTGAGCGTCGAGGAGGCCGTCGACGTCTGGCGGACGGCCGTCGGCGACTACTTCCGCGAGCGCGACGGCACAGAGTTTCGCTCGGCCCGCGAGGGGTACGCGAGGGGCGTCGAGGCCCTCGTCGGCGAGGAACTGCCGCGAGAGACGTGGGAACCCGACTTCGAGGCACACGTCGAGTCGTCGATCGAACCGATCTCGGGCGCTCCGGAGACCATCGCGGCACTCGCCGACCGCGACATTCACGTCGGCGTCATCAGCGACGTCGACGACGAAGCGGGGAAGGAGATGCTCGAGGCGTTCGGCGTCCGCGACCACTTCGACTCGATCACGACCTCGGAGGAGGTCGGCCGGACGAAGCCCGATCCCGAAATCTTCGAGACGGCCCTCGCGAAGGCCAGCGTCGCTCCCGAGCGATCGCTGATGATCGGCGATCGGTACGACCACGACGTGAAGGGCGCCGACGAGATGGGTATACACGGCGTCGCGTTCGGCGCCGCGGACGGCCCGGCCGTCTCCTACCGGATCGAATCGCCGGAGGAGGTGCTCGAGATCGTCGACGGGACGTGA
- a CDS encoding alpha-hydroxy-acid oxidizing protein → MTDDTPRNDSADEAPDDAPTGETPDDAPRYGPNRQQEVYSQGMLEDEPPEFPVSYEDLVERARAELSEEAFAYVVGGAGSESTVRANDRAFETWQIVPRMLRDVSDRDLSVDLFGTEYPAPVLLAPIGVQEILHEEAELAVARAAREFELPMVLSSVSSHTFEDVADELGDSPGWFQLYWSADRDVAASFVERAEDAGYEAVVVTLDTPKMGWRERDIELGYLPFLESHGLQNYFADPAFRDRLEADPEDDPVSAIRSWKECFGDASLTWDDLDWLDEQTDLPIVLKGVLHPDDAREAVDRGVDGLIVSNHGGRQVDGAIPALDALPDVVDAVDDATAADEEFPVLFDSGIRRGSDVFRAVALGADAVLLGRPYALGLGIGGEDGVRAVLENLLADVDLTVGLSGCASIDEVDRSNLRRAER, encoded by the coding sequence ATGACAGACGATACTCCACGGAACGATTCGGCGGACGAGGCTCCGGACGACGCGCCAACGGGCGAGACCCCCGACGACGCACCGCGGTACGGCCCGAACCGACAGCAGGAGGTCTACAGCCAAGGGATGCTCGAGGACGAACCGCCCGAGTTCCCAGTTTCCTACGAGGATCTCGTGGAACGCGCCCGTGCGGAGCTCAGCGAGGAGGCGTTCGCCTACGTCGTCGGCGGCGCCGGCTCCGAGTCGACGGTCCGGGCGAACGATCGCGCCTTCGAGACGTGGCAGATCGTTCCTCGAATGCTGCGCGACGTCTCGGACCGGGACCTCTCGGTCGACCTCTTCGGCACCGAGTACCCCGCGCCCGTCCTGCTGGCGCCGATCGGAGTCCAGGAAATCCTCCACGAGGAGGCCGAACTCGCCGTCGCCCGCGCGGCCCGCGAGTTCGAGCTTCCGATGGTCCTGAGCTCCGTCTCCTCGCACACATTCGAGGACGTCGCGGACGAACTGGGCGACAGTCCGGGCTGGTTCCAACTCTACTGGAGCGCCGATCGGGACGTCGCCGCGAGCTTCGTAGAGCGCGCCGAAGACGCGGGCTACGAGGCCGTCGTCGTCACTCTCGACACGCCGAAGATGGGGTGGCGCGAGCGCGACATCGAACTCGGCTATCTCCCCTTCCTCGAGAGCCACGGCCTGCAGAACTACTTCGCCGATCCCGCGTTTCGAGACCGGCTCGAGGCCGATCCCGAGGACGACCCCGTCTCGGCGATCCGCTCCTGGAAGGAGTGTTTCGGCGACGCCTCGCTCACGTGGGACGACCTCGACTGGCTCGACGAGCAGACTGACCTGCCGATCGTTCTCAAGGGCGTGCTCCACCCCGACGACGCCCGCGAGGCGGTCGACCGTGGTGTGGACGGTCTGATCGTCTCGAACCACGGCGGCCGACAGGTCGACGGCGCGATACCGGCCCTCGACGCGCTGCCCGACGTGGTCGACGCCGTCGACGACGCCACGGCGGCCGACGAGGAGTTCCCGGTCCTCTTCGACAGCGGGATCCGCCGCGGGAGCGACGTCTTCCGCGCGGTCGCGCTCGGCGCCGACGCGGTCCTGTTGGGCCGACCCTACGCACTGGGGCTGGGCATTGGCGGCGAAGACGGCGTGCGCGCGGTTCTCGAGAACCTGCTGGCCGACGTCGACCTGACGGTCGGCCTCTCGGGCTGTGCGAGTATCGACGAGGTCGACCGCTCGAACCTCCGGAGGGCGGAGCGATGA